Proteins from one Burkholderia oklahomensis C6786 genomic window:
- a CDS encoding polymer-forming cytoskeletal protein yields the protein MHRLAVVSIVLLLALADVAGAAWRAESGFAHDIGSDHFAAGSSVEIEQPVAGDAIAAGEAVTLASNVAGDVVLAGRDLLIDGNAGENLYAAGSELVVNAAVGRNARIAGRRVDISRRAQISGNASIAGGRVNVIGDIKGYLQATGGRIYINGAIGGDVEASGREVTLGPNARVTGALRYRSPNPIEQDPRAVVSGGIERLTTHRPAAPEHTVLRVGRWIWTIGLMVLAALLVAIMPGFWLRVSERVRQRFLLSLLLAFVVTVCVPVAVIVLLVTGIGAPLGILAALAYPALLLIGYVSAGIALGDATLRRVQPTDAAFKRWRIAFAALATLALSLVGWIPWIGGFIAVVALLAGVGALVFEGWTVASGRKPG from the coding sequence ATGCATCGGCTTGCTGTCGTATCCATCGTATTGCTTCTCGCACTCGCGGATGTGGCCGGCGCGGCCTGGCGCGCAGAGTCCGGTTTCGCTCACGACATCGGCAGCGACCACTTCGCTGCGGGCAGCAGCGTCGAGATCGAGCAGCCGGTTGCCGGCGATGCGATTGCCGCAGGCGAGGCGGTCACGCTTGCATCGAACGTAGCCGGCGACGTCGTTCTCGCAGGCCGCGATCTGCTGATCGACGGCAACGCTGGCGAGAACCTTTACGCTGCGGGCAGCGAGTTGGTCGTGAATGCCGCCGTCGGCCGGAACGCGCGCATTGCCGGCCGCAGGGTCGATATCAGCCGGCGCGCGCAGATCTCCGGCAACGCCAGCATCGCCGGAGGGCGAGTCAACGTGATCGGCGACATCAAGGGCTACCTCCAGGCAACAGGCGGCCGCATATATATCAACGGCGCGATCGGCGGCGACGTGGAAGCGAGTGGACGCGAAGTGACGCTCGGTCCGAATGCGCGCGTGACCGGCGCGCTGCGCTACCGCAGTCCAAATCCTATCGAACAAGATCCACGCGCCGTCGTCAGTGGAGGCATTGAGCGGCTGACAACGCACCGGCCTGCCGCGCCTGAACACACCGTGCTTCGGGTCGGGCGCTGGATCTGGACGATCGGCCTGATGGTCCTTGCCGCGCTGCTCGTTGCCATCATGCCCGGCTTTTGGCTGCGTGTGTCCGAAAGGGTCAGGCAGCGCTTCCTGCTGAGTCTGCTGCTGGCATTCGTCGTGACTGTTTGCGTTCCCGTTGCTGTGATTGTGCTGCTTGTCACCGGAATCGGGGCGCCGCTGGGCATATTGGCCGCCCTTGCTTACCCTGCGCTGCTGCTCATCGGCTACGTGAGCGCGGGTATCGCGCTCGGCGATGCGACCCTGCGCCGCGTCCAGCCGACCGACGCGGCATTCAAACGATGGCGCATCGCATTCGCGGCGCTGGCAACGCTAGCGCTTTCGCTCGTCGGATGGATTCCGTGGATTGGCGGCTTCATCGCCGTCGTCGCGTTGCTCGCCGGCGTAGGCGCACTCGTCTTTGAGGGATGGACCGTAGCTTCCGGCCGCAAGCCGGGCTAG